The Petropleomorpha daqingensis genome includes a window with the following:
- a CDS encoding STAS domain-containing protein, with protein MVATVPITLPSAGSITVEARDGAPVLRLVGEVDLETVAAFQRAHPPVAVAAVDLTDVRFLSSSAVSFLLRQTQPVRDRGQLPAVLGASAQARRVLELIGVVELFALAS; from the coding sequence GTGGTCGCTACCGTTCCGATAACGCTTCCGTCGGCGGGCAGCATCACCGTCGAGGCCCGAGACGGCGCCCCCGTGCTGCGACTGGTCGGCGAGGTCGACCTGGAGACCGTCGCCGCCTTCCAGAGAGCGCATCCGCCGGTGGCGGTCGCGGCGGTGGACCTGACCGACGTCCGCTTCCTCTCCTCCAGTGCCGTGTCCTTCCTGCTCCGGCAGACGCAGCCCGTGCGGGACCGGGGGCAGCTGCCTGCCGTTCTCGGTGCCAGCGCCCAGGCCCGGCGGGTGCTCGAGCTGATCGGTGTCGTGGAGCTCTTCGCGCTCGCCTCCTGA
- a CDS encoding glycosyltransferase family 2 protein, whose amino-acid sequence MTGATGTGAAVLVVVRTRDRPVLLARALADVCAQTFPDWHLVVVDDGGDATEVDRLVEECPGLTGRVTVLHNDVGRGMEAAANQGVGALDAEFVAIHDDDDTWHPAFLERTVAHLRTSDDVAVAVRTEMVSESIDGDAVVERGREVFSPDVHSFTLFDLLRSNRFVPISVVYRRRLLEDLGPFREDLPVVGDWEFHLRLAQSGHAVGFLDGEPLAFWHQRPEARGTDANSVIDRSDEHLGRDLEVRDAALRDYVRQHGAGGLLYVTRYFQREIDLLHEHVERVHARAGEVPPRLQEIERALAAQGATSARTGEVLEQLVGRLDRLETAVSDASLVSLLRRRYRRWKARVQGLARRG is encoded by the coding sequence GTGACCGGGGCCACGGGGACGGGAGCTGCCGTCCTCGTGGTCGTCCGGACGCGGGACCGCCCGGTGCTGCTCGCCCGCGCACTGGCCGACGTCTGCGCGCAGACGTTCCCGGACTGGCACCTCGTCGTCGTCGACGACGGCGGGGACGCCACCGAGGTCGACCGGCTGGTCGAGGAGTGCCCCGGCCTGACCGGCCGGGTCACGGTGCTGCACAACGACGTCGGCCGCGGCATGGAGGCGGCGGCCAACCAGGGCGTCGGCGCCCTCGACGCGGAGTTCGTCGCGATCCACGACGACGACGACACCTGGCACCCGGCGTTCCTCGAGCGCACGGTCGCGCACCTGCGCACGAGCGACGACGTCGCGGTCGCGGTCCGCACCGAGATGGTGTCGGAGAGCATCGACGGCGACGCCGTGGTGGAGCGCGGCCGGGAGGTCTTCTCACCCGACGTCCACTCGTTCACCCTGTTCGACCTGCTGCGCAGCAACCGGTTCGTGCCGATCTCGGTGGTCTACCGGCGCCGCCTGCTCGAGGACCTCGGACCGTTCCGGGAAGACCTCCCCGTGGTCGGCGACTGGGAGTTCCACCTGCGCCTGGCCCAGAGCGGGCACGCGGTGGGCTTCCTCGACGGCGAGCCGCTCGCGTTCTGGCACCAGCGGCCCGAGGCACGCGGCACGGACGCCAACAGCGTCATCGACCGCAGCGACGAGCACCTCGGGCGCGACCTCGAGGTGCGCGACGCCGCCCTGCGCGACTACGTCCGGCAGCACGGCGCCGGCGGGCTGCTGTACGTGACCAGGTACTTCCAGCGGGAGATCGACCTGCTGCACGAGCACGTCGAGCGCGTGCACGCGCGCGCCGGCGAGGTGCCGCCACGCCTGCAGGAGATCGAGCGCGCGCTGGCGGCGCAGGGCGCGACGTCGGCGCGGACCGGGGAGGTCCTCGAGCAGCTGGTCGGGCGGTTGGACCGCCTCGAGACGGCCGTCTCCGACGCCAGCCTGGTGAGCCTGCTGCGCCGCCGCTACCGGCGGTGGAAGGCGCGGGTGCAGGGGCTGGCCCGGCGGGGCTGA
- a CDS encoding peroxiredoxin, with translation MTVSVGDTAPDFSLPDQDKQVVTLTDLRGAPVLLVFYPFAFSGICTGELCQLRDELATYTDAGVKVLAVSTDPVFSLKAFREKEGLDFPLLSDFWPHGATAQTYGVFNEKAGMALRATYLLDADGVVTFAQVNQPGDAREQSAWKDAVGQLAA, from the coding sequence ATGACCGTCTCCGTCGGCGACACAGCACCCGACTTCAGCCTCCCGGACCAGGACAAGCAGGTCGTGACCCTGACCGACCTGCGCGGCGCCCCGGTGCTGCTGGTCTTCTACCCGTTCGCGTTCTCCGGCATCTGCACCGGTGAGCTCTGCCAGCTGCGCGACGAGCTCGCGACCTACACCGACGCCGGGGTGAAGGTGCTGGCGGTCAGCACCGACCCCGTGTTCAGCCTCAAGGCCTTCCGCGAGAAGGAGGGCCTGGACTTCCCGCTGCTGTCCGACTTCTGGCCGCACGGCGCGACCGCCCAGACCTACGGCGTCTTCAACGAGAAGGCCGGCATGGCCCTGCGGGCGACCTACCTGCTCGACGCCGACGGCGTGGTGACCTTCGCGCAGGTGAACCAGCCGGGCGACGCCCGTGAGCAGTCGGCGTGGAAGGACGCGGTCGGCCAGCTGGCCGCCTGA